The stretch of DNA ACATCATGGCACTTTACActtagagcaggtctagatcaaactctatggagttgttaaagagacccaacatatccctctTCACTTAGTGACAGTCGCAAGGAGAAAACttgaggcagaaacctcgggcagaaccaggctcagggagggcagccatctcCCCTCTGTTGGATAAAGAGAGTGGTCAGCACTTCGTATTGTTCAGTTGATTcacctcctctccacctccaccaaGTTTCCTTGTCTGTTACcaataacaatataaaactgCAAGGAGCAAAATCACAAATGTGATTAAATAAATCATCTCCGGGATGATGCTTTTGTTAAAGTGTTGGAGCCTCTATGAGACACTTCTGATCAGTGGAAGGTATGGCTTTATTGGTTTAATACCACCATGctggagaaataaaagctttgttTACGCTGCTCTAAAAACCTTACACTGGGAAAATTTGAGTCATGTGTGTAACTTGACTTATTTGAGATATCGGAAACTGGTCTAAATACTGACTGTTGCCTTTTCCACTTCTTACAAGTCCCAGTGGGTTCTGATCAGTGTAAAGTAGGCCTTTGGGATAAGATTTGAAGCTAACATTGGTCATGTGTGATAGCAAaatttacaaatataaaaatgccaGGCTCTTTAAAGCTTTGGtattataataattatcatcattatcattttgttattcattattttcaaatgaaagtgCATCAGTTTCCGTTACATTTCCGATTTAACGTCCCAGTGCACAGGAAGTCTACAGGTTGAGCTGGCTGAGGTAATCTGAGGACACTGTTCATGCTCCAGAAGCTTCATCAAAAGTAGTTCAGCTTTGAGTTGCTGGTGAACAAACAGCCTGCGTTATCCTTGGACAACATTGAGAGGACTTTTTTCCCGTGGTTCATTGAATGCAAAAAAGCAGAGGTGACTGATAAGAGATGCTTGAAGAGGATAGATGATACGCACAGATTTAAACAGTGAAAACTACAACACTGTTTGATGtttgaaacaaagaaattagATCCTGACCGTTTCTTCAATCTGTCCCTTTGAATTAGATGCATTTGATATTGTGCATTTAGATGACAGATGTTTCCTCAGTGTGTGCTGGCTGAACATCTTGCATTatctctttgtttgcttttgtgaagAATgatatatgaaaacaaaaaagaaaaaagtgagatAATCCACAATCTGCCACAGATCCCCCtgttcctctgctctgtggtaAAGTTGATAAAACACTGTTGGAGAACAGAGGAGCGGAAACATACTTGGAAGGTTATTTCATCTAAATCCTAATGATGATAAAGCTACTCTGGGGAGTTCTTCAAATATTAATTCTAGAAGGATATAAAGAATGtcttcattattttaattttataaagagtttggtctatacctgctctatatgtaaagtgccttgatgtaactttgttgtgatttggcgctacaTTGCTAAATCAGATTTGACTTGacttttgaatttttaaattattgctCTAGGTCTTGGGCTTGGGGCATTGCTGAGGGGCAGTGACTGAATTGTTGTGCCAAAGTCACAGAAGTCCTGccagctggttttaaagctcagtttctgaatacagattGTGAGTGTTTCTCTGTGAACTGAAACCTGTGATGCATTCACTGTATTAAcatagaacctggacctgatttatgATCAAAGATCACATAGAGGTCTACCTTTAGGCCATATGGACTTTTGACTGATTACCTACcagtttgaaatatattctATTTTATGTcctctatcacacacacacacatttgcacgcTCCATTACACAATAGACCATCGCTCAGTGCTGTTGTGCCCCCCTGCTCCAGGAAAGGCCGATGTCACTTTGCACGGCGCTACCCATCTGCACCTGTCAGGTGGTATCCTGTCACTGCAGTTAAGCTGGCAGAAAATAGCCCTCAGAACAGGGACCACCATGGGAAATGCAGAGCTGCACAGCTGGGCTGAGTGTGAATGCTGACTGGATAAATCACTCCAACATCATGGCGCCTAATGCTTTACTGAGTCATTGTGGACTCTTTCAACATGATCacttgtttgcatgttttcttgtCATTATCCACACAGTTTGTTCAACACAGTGAGGTAGGGAgttcacacatttcacacatatGCAGTGTCAAGGATAACCTCCAACATCCAAACCTTTTCTGGTGTGGTTTCTAGAGGGAAACTATATAACATTTAGCCTTGGATCAgtgcatggatggatggaatcTATAGATCTGATCTTCTACCTAAATTATATGAAAAGCTCACTGCGTCTCTACCATGGACCATCCTGCTTCCATGGCCTCACCTATGACACAAAATCGTACTGGCTTCAGGTACAGAAAAGACTGGTTAATTTATATTGTTAATAATGCACCTTGATTTGAACAATATTTGTATACTGCATCAACATGGTGAGTATCTCAGGAACACCAGCTAACTGACTGCTGCCTCTTGTGTGAACCTGGCCTTTATTACCAGTGCCCTCCAAGACtggatgaagtgtgtgtggaaGCAGCACAGGGGTCGGTCTGTTTTCCCCCTGTCCAAGATACATAGAAGAGGGTCAGCTTGGTTCAGCCTGATGAATCCACGGCCTGATTGTTTTCCCTTACAGAAGATCTAAGATGTGATCTAAGATATGTTATTCACTCCAAACCTACCTCTAGATTATGCtttcaataataaaatattaaacaaaggATACACTTATAATAAactggattttctttcttttctttgttttgactAAGCAGTTAAAGCATTCTTGGTTTTTTTCCCAGGAAGCATGCTAACAGTAGGTGTGAATCCACCTACGGTTCATTTGGATAAGGAAGTCTTGACTGTAGACGCACCCATAAAGCAATCAATTCTTTTACCAAATGCACGCTGGGattgctgggattggctccagaccACAGTGACCTTATGCAAGAACAAGCACAATTAATTTTTGAATgtcttttaaataattaaaactgtctTCCTCAGAGTGTAGTAGACTGTTACTGATAACCTTTTCTTAGACTGAAGTCTGATGTCTTGCAGCTGTTGCACCAAGCACTGTATTTTTCAGTGACAGAGGGATTGTAAAGTCTTACCTGACCTGCGTCAGTTGGAAAGGTAGGAAAGACAACAAATCATCTCCCTGTAGAAGAGATGGTGGCTCACATTCAGCTGGACATTAATCAACAGTTCATATTGACCATGCTCGTTTCCCAAGCCTGATTTCAGCCTGTAAACTGAGGCCATCATATTTCAGTCAGGATTACCAGACTTCCTCTAAACATTTCCTCAAGCCAACTCAGGTCTAGATTTTTCTCCATATTTGCTTTCTGAGGCCACAGGCTATCAGTATAGATAGATGTATCCTCAGAATAAGCTGCTACAGTGACCGTGCCATCATGCTGGAGCAGAGATTTCAGCGCATCCAGTCACCCACCTGTCACTCAGAGTCCACAATCTCAATTATTATAACTTTAATCCTTGatcaaatgtaaacatgaaGAAGACCAAAAGTTGTATATTTGAACATGAGAGTTGTAGGGGACTAAGTCACTCTTGGAGATAGACTGTAGTGGTCTACAGAGGATCTATAGGTTTTACATCCCCAGGGTTGGCTTCATAATTCATACCAAGATGTTGATTCTTTGTTGTAATATTTTACTCATGAATTGTGAGGTAACTAGGCAACCAGGAGAGATGTAGGAATTCGAAACACCAAAATGGGCTGAGGTTTTCATAAGGGTTAAACAATGTATATGAGATGTTAATTAGAATTGCTGTAAAGGTGCTGACACAGATTGTGTTGCCTCAGGGCAGAAACATGgcagttgtttgtgtgtctgggctAAATGATTAGTTGTTACTGGAGTGTACAGAAATTTTTCATAAACAAAGATGAGGATGACAACAATCCTTTAATAAAGACACACAAGAAgataatttcttattttctgcagacacagaaattatatatatatatatatatatatttttttttttttttttgctcttattGGTAATGATTGTTAAAATCTGTTCTGTTACAATCGTATCACTTTAAAAAAGGAATAACAATGCATACCAGGTAAGAAATAAGCTTCTTTATTCAAACTGACAAAGAAACTCCAACTGTTTGCTAATGTAGAAAACAGAGACACTCTTCTTCTTTCACTCAATACAAACAGTACAACTTTTCCACTGAGTTAAGACACACAAATCtaaccaacaacacaaacaagtacACATCTATACCATCACAACCTGCACAATGACTCCAAATAATATCTTAAACGTgcacaaacaaaactgcaaCTGAGAACTTCAGACAAAATGTCAGAGAAgttaaaaagtggaaaaaaagggaaatattgCCAATCCCAAAACATCACAGAGGTCAGTGTGATATTAAAAGGACATAGATTAAAACACTTATCAATGGCACAATATGTTGGTAGTTTACTTATGCCAGTTTATAAACCATCTTCTGCTACATTTCTACGACCACATTAATTTCAATTATCATCTTTACTGACATCTTTACTCCCAGGGTCAACACCAGTGATTTCAGGGTCACTAATGAAAATGTATAGATGGCCGATTTATAGGTGAAACAGGTTAACTCTCTCGCACAGTGGAGTTAATATCCCATCATGCCCTGTGATGTGACAGCAGTACAATGCTGTACAGACACAGCTCATTCAGATTACATGTCAAGAGAAGTGGCATTCAAGGAGGCTTGTTGTTGAGTTTCAGGCTCATAGATGCTCAGCTGTCGTTTCCATAGTAACAGCCTGAAGTGACATCTGCATTTAGGTCTATGGGACAAATGTGGGTAAACAGGATCGAACCGTTGAGGATTGTGATGCTCAAGTATCAGTGTGATATGGAATAAAAGCACGGCAGCTCTTTGTCAGCTCACTGATAGTCATCAGTCTGCTGTAGTGAAGTTCATGTCTGAGAGGCTCACAGAGGTTAATCCtaaaccatgttttcctgtacaTGTAGCTGAGGTCATGTGTGGTCTACATCCAGAGAATGGTTCAGGACTGAGTACTGGACTCCTACAGTTGTGTCTCTGCTTTATTGTGGGAGGGTGCTTTGGGGCCACTTAGCTCCTTAGAGGGAGGGGCCAGCAAGTAAGCGTCATCTTCAGGTAGAAAGATGAAGCTTACTCCCTTAGATGGCAaccatatatttattttattaacagaTACTATCTCACACATTCAGTATTTGATGGGCCTGTCACTGTATTTCAGGGAAGCAGCAGGCTGTCGGAACTTTTAGGataaaatatcataaaaacTTGAACTAAAAAACTGGTAATAATGCATTAGATCCAGAGAACCGGAACAGTGAAGCTGTTCACTGAGTTTCACTGCTGTTGACACTGAgttttttctccaaaaacaaaataattatatGGCATGAGCAATGATTGGCTGAGTTAATGTGGGAAAAGTTGCTTTGGTATTGGTTCAGTTGTACAATTAATGCCGATGGTAAGAAAAACTAGTCCACACaggtatcacacacacagtaaacatCAGACAggtcaaaaaaaataaataaataaaaaataataaatcaaaaaaaataaatcttgccCATCTAAAATTTCTTTTGCTCTCCACAGAAAAGCTACATTGCATACTGTAAAAGGTAAAGAACCAGTGTTTGGACTAATGctaaaaaaacatgttatatATTATTCTGCACATAAATAAATTTGTTGATCTGAATCTGGTATTATCAGTAGAGACACGTTGCgccactttctttctttcatgtgTACATGGAatatattttccatttgttaCTAACTGCTGCCAATGAGCTATGCTGAGTTCCGACCCTGTGGTTGAAATCCACTGCAGGTGGTCCAGAGtgtctttgttgtttgtattttggaGGAACATGTTCAACAACCTCTTCTTAAATTATAAAACCAAGCCACAAGACAATTTCCAGGGGAAAAACTGTCATCAAGCTATCCACTGGTCTGAACCAATTGTCTGCAACAAGCAAcctttttgtgaaaatgtatggCAACGAAGTGACGGGTTTGAACTAGGTCCTGCACATAAGAACATCTGCAAAAGGGCCCAGAAGGTTCTTGTTGAAGATACACCTGACCCACACCAGGTAGGTTGTGAAGGGCTTTATGTTCTCTGAAAAGGTGTAGTTCTGCTGTGGAAGGATATAAGGCATGTAGGTGTTCTCTCCTTGCTCCTGGATCCACACTTCATATTTTACCTCTCTTACCTTCAGGTATTTCAGATTCCACGGGATATGCCAGGAGACTGTGAGTTTTGCCTTGTTACTGGTTTGGACTGAGGTTTGACATTGAGGCTCTCTGACTCGGCCTGGGTGGACTGTGCTGGCCAGTTTAGACTTTTTGAAGCTGGGCTTGGTCTTCATACCCTCTTGTAAGACTTCCACAAAGGAAGGGATGTCCACCAATGTATCCTGATAGATTCGGAAGAGCCACTCCGGGTTACGACAGCACAAGTGCCTGGGGACGTCCTTACTGGCCACTAttctctcctgctcctctttctccaaGTGAACAATGCCTCCTTGTTCCCAGGGTCTGTCCGGGTGGGTGATGGTGTTTTCCTCTTTGGTGTTCCTCCAGGAAATGTAGTGAAGATCCATGCCAGGAAGAGAGGCCAAGGTTTTGTAAGGGGTGTATTGCTCTGGGTTCACAGCAAAGGGAAAAAGTTCCACCACAACAGCTCCTCTGGGGAGGAACAGTGAAGTGATTAGTTGGGCTCCGTGCATGCTGACCAATATGGAGGCAGCACTGATCACCTGAATGATACTGGGGAACGACTGCTCTTCCAGGGATACTGTGATCACTCTCATCTGGAATTCCTGGGCCAGAGCCATTATGAGCTCTGCTTCGTTCACTATCAGCCTTGTTGTTGAACGACTGAACACAACAATGTAATtgtcctttttgtctttctccttctcatcttctccatctttttcagTCTCGTCTACTCTGGTGATATTCATTTTCTCCATCAGAGCTCTGGCAAACTGTCGAATCTCATTCCCAGAGACCAGAATGTTGGCTTTAGGCCCTTGCGGCTGGACAAACCCATACTGGTACCAGGTGGTCATCTTAGACAAGCCAACGTAAGATTTGGTGAAACACATTAGTTTTCCAAAGTTTCTCAGCTGTTCTTTTAGTAGTGGCTGCTTGCTGCTGAGAAGTTTGTAGAGTTCAAAGTGCGGGCCTTCACTCCAGCCCTCCATGAACACTAAACGAGCCTCATCATCCAGGTCTGAATACTGTCCCATGGTATAGAAGGCTGGGAGCAGGTCATCGTGGAATACATGCATTACGTTATCAGGATTAAACCTGTTCATGATCAATGTCACATCTGGTACAAACACAGGCTTGGGCATGaactttaaagctgcagctggGAGCTCTAGAAAGTTGAAGTATTGGGTGTTGTGATCTTCCACTGATGACAAGTCCAACAGGGCAGGTTGGAAGCGCCTTGACCCCAGGTTAGGCAACATGACAGAGGAATTTGAGTGGAAGAACACAAACTCCTCTGCTTCAGAGCTGTAGCAGAGGTAGTCAAAGCGGCAGATGCGGTCTGTGTGCATCTTCCCAGTGCAGACCATGCGGGTGCCGTGTTCCTTGAGAGCCTGCAGGGCAACGTGGTAATCAATGCGAGCCTGCGAGAGCTCCTGGGACTGCCGTGTCATGTGCAGCTCATCCTCCAGCAGAGCAGCATGCTCGCTCAATTTGGAATACTTCCACAGCAGCGCTGCAACCACGGAGACCAGAAGCCCATTCAGGAGTGCACCCACGCTCATCCTGCAGCCTGCCACTGACGCCCGCATTACTACTGCTGCTGAGGAACCACCCCGTGACTCCAACTGGCCTCTGAGCTCTGAGGAAAGCAACGAGACATTTGCCGCCAGGCAATGACttcaggagaggagaggacaaagCAGAGTGGGAGGAAAGGATGGGGGAGataaagagggagaaaaggagaacaCGCATTAAAGAACAAACTAATAATAaagcaaatatgaaaacacaaggGCAGCTGACATAAAACAGCACTACTACAATAACAATAGTCAGAATACAGTAAAATGCTGCAGGAGTCTTTCTGTAAGCAAGGCAATCCAGTgattcaaaatatcaaaataaggTTCAACTCTAACTTTCGGAAACAGTGGTTGTTTACTTTggcaaataaatgaaacaatttccCAACTGTATACTGTAACCCCTGTCACCATCCCTGGatatagaaaaacaaattacactTTAAGGAGGCACGGTGAAGTAAATGGGTATTGCTCTCATTTCTACTCATCTGCATACCAAGAGAACAAGTGAGTCATTGAGAGTCACAATCAAATCAACAATGAACAGCAAGCAGCTGCCTGCAAACACGACGCAATTAGTATGCAAAAAGCATCAGAGGGGCAAGCTTAACCAACTAAAAACAAGGCTTTCCACACGAAGCCTTTGCGCCTCGATTTTTATTGTTCCTACGAACATTTGCACACATCAGTGTGTCCTTACACACAACTGAGAGGAGGGGGGTGCTCTCACGTCACAACTTTGATATTACACCTGCTATGTGACAAAATTGGATTGAAAAAGCAACTCTGTCCTTTCCTCTGAAACTGGCCCTAAACTAAATCAGGTCAAGCTGCACCAAGGCAGGAGTATAGGTGaactctcacacactctctcaaactcatacacacacacacacacaaacaaaccgcATAGACTCTATTGCTtctccagtgtttttttttttttttttgggggggggggtatcaaACTCTCAATTTCTCATGGCCAACATGGCCACTCTTTGTGATCAAACTCAGTGAAAATACTGAGGCACTATATGGATGCTGCCACTctaaaggaggagaaagaaagatgtgaacactaaataaatgatgaaaactcGTGTTTGTAATATCCCCATTACATGTTTATTATCTCAGTGCTGTAATTGGTCTTTTTCACTTGACTGGACTAAGGCTAATAATTATTTCTGATATTGATTCATCTGCTTCTTATTTGGTCAATTAATTGTTTGGACTATAAAAGGTCAAAAGAGATGTCCTCAAATGTGATGGTAGTATGAGTTCACTGTGATAGAGAAGTGAGCGATGCTGGTAACTACTTAAATGATCAATCAACTATCAATTAGctgctgattcattttctgGTGACTGACTGATCGACACATTGGAATCCTCATTCTGTCAAGATGTCAAAAAGACTTTCAGATTGATATCCTTTCAAATTAGGCACAAATACAGaagtttttcttcctctgggCTTTCATGAAAACTTTATGAGTGCCGTTGGTTTTGTACAAAACTCAcctgtttgcattttattattGACTGAAGTTACAGTTATGGCCAAATATACTAGTACCCTTACTGTTCTTTCAGGTAATGCACCCCTTCGCCTAGGACATCATTGCAATTACAAATGCGTTGTTACTAGCATGTTTATTACTGTTGTTTGCATTGAAGCTAAAACTTCAACTTATTAAACATGCTTATTATTAAAAGCCTAATTTGATCTTATTCCACACTGAACTGGTCAAACTCATTGGCAGAATGGATAACTGAAATGAATCTTCCTTCCTGTAGCCATGAAGTAGTTTATCACTCCTCTGAACTGGGTTTTTGGAACACTCTTCTTTTGTAAGCTGCTCCAGGTCTTTCAGATTTAAATGGTGCCTTATTCAAACAGATTTTTGGAGATTTTTGGTGCTCTATGGGATTGTGGTCATTTCTGAGTACGCTTGGACAGATACAGGATACAGAAAGGCCCTTCCtaaggagaaaaagagggcCTTTCAGTCTGGAAATAAGGAGAGACTGTGCAGAAGGAGCTGAGGTGGAAGATCAGAGAGGGGAAGAACTGCTacaggaagaagatggaggatcagctgcagcagaacaacGTCAGCGGAGTCTGGAGAGGCCTGAAGACCATCTCAGGATACAGACAGGCTGACTCCCAGTATGAGGGGGATCAGAAGTGGTGAATGATCTGAACTTGTTCTTCAACAGGATCGATCAGACACCTAACCCTCTCCCAGCCCAGTCCTCCTTGCTGCAGCCCCCCTTGACGACACACCCTGTattccccctcccccacccccactcaCTCTCAGCACTCAGCACTCAGATCGCAGCCAACCCCCACTACCTCCACCCGtaccaccccaccccacccactgACATTCTCACCTCCTCTCACACCTCCACCCTCCCACACATCCCCAATCACTCTGCGCCTGAGCCCCagtctgtccctctctgctgacCAGGTGAGGAGAGAGCTCAGGAAGATCAAGGTGAAAAAGGTCCGGACGGCATCAGTTCCAAGCTCCTCAAGTCCTGCGCAGACCAACTCTGTGGGATTGTGGAGCATGTCTTCAACCTGAGCCTGAAGCTGGGGAGAGCTCcacaactgtggaaaacatcctgcGTGGTGCCAGTTTCAAAGACGCCACACCCAAAGGAGCTCAACAGCTACAGGCCAGTGGCGCTGACTTTGCACCTGATGAAGACACTGGAACGGCTGGTCCTCATCCATCTCCGCCCGCTGGTGGGACCATTGATGGATCCGCTGCAGTTCGCCTACCTGCCCAGCATCGGTGTGGAAGACGCTGTCATCTTCCTTCTGCACAGAGCCCTCTCCCACCTTGAAAGGCCTGGAAGCACTGCGAGAGTCACATTCTTTGACTTCTCCAGTGCTTTCAACAGCATCCAAACGCTACTTCTGAGGGACAAGCTGGAGCTGTCAGGCGTGGATCACCACCTCACAACTTGGATTATGGACTACAACACAAACCGCCCACAGTATGTGAGGAATAAGGACTGTGTCTCAGTACCAGGGCTCCTTTCCTGTTCACCCTGTACACTGCAGACTTCAGGCACAGTTCTGCACACTACCTTCTTTGACTCTGTTGTGGAATCAGCCATCTTCTCTGGAGTGGTcggctggagcagcagcatctctatccactgtcagctctgtttttggttcCCCCCTTTAGTCAGTGCaggtggtgggagagaggaggacgATAGCAAAGCTGTCATCAATGATGGACAATGCATCCATGCAGGACACCATCAGtgcactgtgcagctccttcagtcacagactccttcaccccaggtgtgtgaaggagagataTTGTagctccttccttcctgctgctacCACCAGGACTGACCCCCCAGTAGACTTCACACAAACTAAGAATAATACTGTGAAAACATATAATACTGTGAAATTCattatgtgaaatgtgaaataacaaCTACCCAGTTACAACTGCTGCTATGGGTAGTACTGActgctattgtgtgtctcttttgtttgcttgtttgtttgttgttctctctatctcttaaGTTAAATAatcttgctgctgtaacaatgtggatttccccattgtgggacaataaaggaaatctaatctaaaggTGTTTTCAGTCATGTTGAAACACCCATGACCTCTGATGGAGACCCATCTTTCTGACACTGGTGCCTATATTGCCCACCCACACTCTAgccatttttggattatttgggaGTTGTGGGCGGAGTCTGACTTTACCAAGATGGCTACAGTGGAGTCCAGTCCATCTTCATTTACAGTTTGCGCTACAGACAGAAGAGGTACAGAGGTGTAGGAGACTTACATATTCTGActcagacacaaatacacagtgCCCTTGGCCTGCCCCCAgatattaattattcatttcaagCAACTGAACTGCTCACCGTTTTTAATAGAATGATGACAAAGGGGAGTCCATAGTCGAGCCACTTGCTCTACAACAGTGAAATCCACCTCAGGTTAGTAAGGAAACGCAATGGAGCCCCATTTGCACCCTACAATATTGTGGTGTAGGGGTGTTGTAAAAGTCATGAGATGCAGAATATGACAGTGAATCTAGATGAGCAGCAGGGAGAACAAAGGACTTAAGCGATTCTACAGAAATCACTACCATATAACAAAACAAGCTTCATGACAAAACATGATAGGACAGGAATCAGAACGGCACAGCCACTGTGTGCTGAAAATGGCCTCAATGCTGATGCAGCAGCCAAAgtaaagtgaaatgaagtgtgaagaagaagctgctggGCAAACATTAGCCAGGCTTCCTGCTTGCTGCCCAAGTCTGCAAGGATGAGGGCAGAACAGGGCTCTCTGTGCCAGCACTGCTGTTTAATCCCTCTCACTGCACACTGGCTCCCGCAGGGACATGCGTGAATGACCTCTGCAGCATGCCCAAGCCAAGAACACGTAAAgctttgaaaatgtcagaaacacTGCAAGacaccacagcagcacaaaacatcCTCATTTTCATCACCACAACACAGGCTGCAGACCTTCACTGGTTCTGGATGAGGGAACATGATGATTTAAATCAGGCTAAAAAAACCATGTGAATCTTGAAGACGACTGGCTTCTTTTTATCTGAGTCAATGAGCAGAACAGTCAAATTACTGCCCAGAACATAAACGTTTTGTACAGGTTTATCTATCTGATGAGGTGGTCGGTGGGTGCTGTAAAGaacacagaaagtaaaaaaggaaTGACCTAAAAGCTTGGCTTCTTTCCCTCCACtcgctccctttttttttttcacggaGGTGCTGagtgatgacagtaagatgGTCGACACATATTATGGatattttaaaagtgaattACTTCATCTTCTAcaacttatctgtttccaggtggCAGGGGCTGCtaaagccaatcccagctaacactgggtgagggctggg from Echeneis naucrates chromosome 6, fEcheNa1.1, whole genome shotgun sequence encodes:
- the pomgnt2 gene encoding protein O-linked-mannose beta-1,4-N-acetylglucosaminyltransferase 2, whose amino-acid sequence is MRASVAGCRMSVGALLNGLLVSVVAALLWKYSKLSEHAALLEDELHMTRQSQELSQARIDYHVALQALKEHGTRMVCTGKMHTDRICRFDYLCYSSEAEEFVFFHSNSSVMLPNLGSRRFQPALLDLSSVEDHNTQYFNFLELPAAALKFMPKPVFVPDVTLIMNRFNPDNVMHVFHDDLLPAFYTMGQYSDLDDEARLVFMEGWSEGPHFELYKLLSSKQPLLKEQLRNFGKLMCFTKSYVGLSKMTTWYQYGFVQPQGPKANILVSGNEIRQFARALMEKMNITRVDETEKDGEDEKEKDKKDNYIVVFSRSTTRLIVNEAELIMALAQEFQMRVITVSLEEQSFPSIIQVISAASILVSMHGAQLITSLFLPRGAVVVELFPFAVNPEQYTPYKTLASLPGMDLHYISWRNTKEENTITHPDRPWEQGGIVHLEKEEQERIVASKDVPRHLCCRNPEWLFRIYQDTLVDIPSFVEVLQEGMKTKPSFKKSKLASTVHPGRVREPQCQTSVQTSNKAKLTVSWHIPWNLKYLKVREVKYEVWIQEQGENTYMPYILPQQNYTFSENIKPFTTYLVWVRCIFNKNLLGPFADVLMCRT